The proteins below are encoded in one region of Roseovarius bejariae:
- a CDS encoding c-type cytochrome — MKAVVFCGALAFLGISGAAMAETPGQADYERYCASCHGLEGTGHGPMRAVLTLAPADLSALSEVNGGVFPLERVVKRIDGRDPLVAHGSPMPVYGTFFDYGKGVTLEMPSGEKIMTTQPVADLVAYIKGLQGAAE; from the coding sequence ATGAAGGCAGTGGTTTTTTGTGGTGCGTTGGCGTTTCTGGGGATCAGCGGTGCCGCGATGGCCGAGACCCCGGGACAGGCCGACTATGAGCGTTATTGCGCCAGTTGCCATGGTCTTGAAGGCACCGGCCATGGGCCGATGCGCGCGGTCTTGACGCTTGCTCCGGCGGACCTGAGTGCGCTGAGCGAGGTCAACGGCGGTGTGTTCCCGCTGGAGCGGGTGGTCAAGCGGATCGACGGGCGCGACCCCTTGGTCGCACACGGCAGCCCGATGCCGGTCTATGGAACGTTCTTTGATTATGGCAAGGGTGTCACGCTTGAGATGCCCAGCGGCGAAAAGATCATGACGACGCAACCGGTGGCCGATCTGGTGGCCTATATCAAGGGGTTGCAAGGCGCGGCGGAGTAA
- a CDS encoding c-type cytochrome, with protein MRHLSVAAVLAVSACGGVTETTPGQETYMSYCVTCHGGSGQGNGPLAEDLPVAPADLTRLAARNDGVFPYSGVMARVYGYPGQFHVMPEFGPILEGPTVMWRDERGDVVETPRALLDIARYLETLQRD; from the coding sequence ATGCGGCATTTGAGCGTGGCGGCGGTTTTGGCAGTGTCGGCCTGCGGTGGTGTGACTGAAACCACACCGGGACAGGAGACCTACATGAGCTATTGTGTCACCTGCCATGGCGGGAGCGGGCAGGGCAATGGCCCTCTGGCGGAAGATTTGCCGGTGGCCCCAGCGGACCTCACGCGGCTGGCGGCGCGCAATGATGGCGTTTTCCCCTATTCCGGTGTTATGGCGCGGGTCTATGGGTATCCGGGGCAATTTCACGTGATGCCCGAGTTCGGCCCGATCCTTGAAGGGCCGACGGTGATGTGGCGTGATGAACGTGGTGACGTGGTGGAAACGCCCCGGGCCCTGTTGGATATTGCGCGGTACCTGGAAACATTGCAGCGTGACTAG
- a CDS encoding Ldh family oxidoreductase → MVSVTLDEIEKTTCAALMRHGASKWVADCVADAVRKAESVGNKICGLYYLESYCTQLTTGRVKGDVEPEVSRPRPGVVEVDAKFGFAQPAFARGLPEAVKAARDNGVASLAVGHAHTCTSLGYFTEQIAREGLIGFGLTNASPIVAPPGGKTRVIGTNPIAFSVPDGKGGIAMQFDQSTTTVALGKITMAKAAGETIPEGWAVDAEGRPTTDPEAALGGSLVSMGGYKGWGFGLMAELLAAGMTGGVVSRDVTPLKAPEGPPHDLGQYYLLMDPEGSGAFFDRLAAVEAGVAQDEGARMPGQGKTPMNPVDLDEGVWTQVRGLAGLT, encoded by the coding sequence ATGGTATCGGTCACGCTGGACGAGATTGAAAAGACCACCTGCGCGGCGTTGATGCGCCATGGCGCGTCGAAATGGGTGGCCGACTGCGTGGCCGATGCGGTGCGCAAGGCGGAAAGCGTCGGAAACAAGATCTGCGGGCTTTACTATCTGGAAAGCTATTGCACGCAACTGACCACTGGCCGGGTGAAAGGCGACGTGGAGCCCGAAGTCAGCCGCCCGCGCCCCGGTGTAGTGGAGGTGGACGCCAAGTTCGGTTTTGCGCAGCCTGCCTTTGCCCGTGGGTTGCCCGAGGCAGTTAAGGCCGCGCGGGACAATGGCGTGGCGAGCCTTGCCGTGGGTCATGCGCATACCTGCACCTCTTTGGGGTATTTCACCGAACAGATCGCGCGCGAGGGTCTGATCGGCTTTGGCCTGACCAATGCCTCGCCCATCGTGGCGCCACCGGGCGGCAAGACGCGGGTGATCGGCACCAACCCGATTGCCTTTTCGGTGCCCGATGGCAAAGGCGGGATTGCCATGCAATTTGACCAATCCACCACTACGGTCGCCTTGGGCAAGATCACCATGGCGAAGGCCGCCGGTGAAACAATCCCCGAGGGCTGGGCGGTGGATGCCGAAGGGCGGCCAACCACCGACCCCGAGGCAGCGCTGGGCGGTTCGCTTGTGTCCATGGGCGGCTACAAGGGCTGGGGCTTTGGCCTGATGGCGGAACTTCTGGCCGCGGGCATGACCGGCGGCGTGGTGAGCCGGGATGTGACACCCTTGAAGGCCCCCGAGGGCCCGCCCCATGACTTGGGTCAGTATTACCTGTTGATGGACCCCGAGGGGTCCGGGGCATTTTTCGACAGGTTGGCGGCTGTCGAGGCCGGTGTGGCGCAGGACGAGGGCGCGCGGATGCCCGGGCAGGGGAAAACCCCGATGAATCCCGTGGACTTGGATGAGGGGGTCTGGACGCAGGTGCGCGGATTGGCGGGGCTGACCTGA
- a CDS encoding tandem-95 repeat protein, whose amino-acid sequence MDEVNDLLVEAQNSGISITNGMKVNWLNDARNLEKSYSIEEFNPFDAQSEALAGSGLSSAAPGAPESWGWAEDSNGASVANSEIGTVLSSPGGLFLAEDQAKFAFMVWDGLNLVTKAFDLDHVGQSNTEPAARGGVQLLLGGSSAAYSGGNSASKLYFLGGSGFEHVDGSSGNDALWGGAGNDDLFGHQGQDTLGGGTGNDELRGGGENDSLLGGYDNDTLFGDGGNDTLNGEEGADTLYGGSGDDELRGGYGPESDRLEGGSGADTYYAQDGDTVSDSDGQGEVFFNGAKLNGATRPAPEDDGSRHCRDEGDQPNNRGDEDDKYIGDHGEEYERSGGGLTVTMGGQSITIQGWSQGDLGITLEDEDKDPTEWSPPDCFASPLVFDLDGDGIEIIRMNDSAAYFDIDADGDAERTAWVNADDGILAIDLNGNGVIDGAQELFGYGDTFSGANGNSTLLPGFEDGGRLVGAGGLDERFSSGFDALAAYDLNLDGVINATDTYYGSLRMWRDLDGDGRSDEGELFALDEVGVSEISLDAVAGDRQIEDSLITDTGTYVTGAGGTQEVSDVWFRFNQFDTIYDKSALTEGVAALPDIVGTGGLPDLHVAMAEDGTLRQMVEGVLAMDGSDLPGFREAVEAVLMRWARIEGVGAFGRGASADGQRIALIEVVSDTDFKQWSGPNPRSTAGQILDLQYEMILRDTMVKFAAAGGVGADMIPQIAFNNAAFIDLDAGTVSGDMLDQIFDTAPVEWAEKFAHIQAGVMMLDRVYLSFTDVKAAGDEGAAYQADVEARLAAAGFDGVDYFTLVDANMGSAGDDAMISPSLFGLQFFIPTEVALTGAGDDELKWGNKNEILLWGEGQGNDEVDADIFFAGATGDVENIVQMQGLTRDDVTIGRNDGPIGNDVVITINATGETLTFRNLLMADNSGTIALRFADGEQVNFGDLEALFASLVETGTDGDDTLFQRTGTVLDGGAGDDVLMGGEEATTYVFGRGYGNDEIVDDRTFGPANTLQFGPGIEPGDLIFERPAFGDQSSLLITIADTGEQVKILNQFANAHFIIDRFRFESGLDLTSDDILSYLMEDTPDDDRLTGSGREEAFGFFSPGNDTFVGLGGYDLYVFNAESGQDVVEDHGYGRFNPDRPVSFYRDLFVDEDRGDLVEIGFAFDELTVSRAATKLTFLHEPSGAQFIVDNTRGHVERYTFAGDDYVYTLPEVMDLIDGNIEPEVGSDDDDLLTGDDNGNDISGGLGDDTINGRGGPDTLSGDAGNDLIDGGDRGNTPSGYRDDNTLNGGEGEDSLFGGWENDLLDGGADDDRLEGDFGQDTYIGGAGDDLIISTSGGGTVEWSLGDGSDLVLGTNEGLTTQFGAGIASGDLTYSIERVDIDGLSDYYEFDDPSAWGLRVAMPDGSVIRLVGSAWGDNFSGMDSLYFTETGETVTVDSILADLYAPSEDDQIFVGTRSNFSGASGDDLFAPGGGYDQIFFDSTSGTDVVSIGLGDGDNVITGQVDRLAFESEVLPGEVTIERLGPLFEDFHITLVDGTTVTVNDAIQARQDYDGVTILQTEWLGELRFGDGTVTTLADLLSDDMAVSAGDDITTGDIFANDLVQSAGNDTLRGSGGGDEYHFGIGAGQDVIIETAQGYAYYPDNNEFTFYDLSELREIDTLRFGAGLTVDDLTLTRTGASLDDLRIEIAGQADSMLISNQFRAEGNWGTERRTGEVVTLERWHEMDEMQSFFSGGPLPPPGEEAPRSWGDDPLFSAGVERFVFADGTEMTRAEFEALVGASDNSGDNVISTGTSGGVLDGGAGNDALRGGTGDDAYRFDEGYDSDFVVDAGGTDSLDFGAGLNRGQLTLTRTGDDLDDLLIEVGGQVRTALYVEGQFAGDGREVEVFNFADGTTLTAEDIRHSLMTRQISNGGDDIIGFETSDLIDARKGDDVIEVRGGNDIVDGGEGFDTVVLRGPRAEYVVEVEDGRIVVTDLGGRDGVNRLYNVERLVFADDPLDEGAATTLALVENVAPDAGAAAFTLGEDGRLSITAAALIAAASDPDGASVSLVSVGAVSGGDLEPQADGSWRYTPEADFNGEVTFEYVVEDAGGLQATGTATIEVTPVNDAPVADQPIGSVDLDEDTALGFDIPADAFADLDGDALSLSLTMVDGAALPDWMGFDGAVLSGTPPQDWSGFVDLKLTASDGAESAEQYFAVHVLPVNDAPEAVGTIAPQEVTEGDVLLLTLSANSLFADVDGDAITLEVTLADGSPLPEWLSFDPVGGVLSGVAPDGSVGTLALSVTGSDGQSATVLPLELDILASNTAPELMQSLPDVSGEEDGVINFTLPAGFVGDPDGDTLIYRATLAGGAALPGWLSFDPGTLAFTGQPPADWAGVLELSVDATDGEYSVADTFTLTINPVNDAPVAADDGGFGTSGSDPLDIDGATLLANDSDVDGDALEITSVSDAVGGTVSLDASGIVTFVADAGFEGEASFAYVASDGALEAEARVRIDVTADETPYDGWWVGTEGKDCMFGGWWSENRIFGAGGHDRIFGGFKADSLHGGDGDDRIYGLSGDDDLAGQVGADRLFGGRGEDTVSGGAGDDSLWGGDGSDTFVFRDGDGKDRIQDFEDGGWHGGGWGFGRWYGGWGHRPGDVIALDVDGVEGFDDLMDMARPERGGVVFDFGDDDSLALAGTRLHELDADDFVFV is encoded by the coding sequence ATGGACGAAGTCAATGACCTTTTGGTGGAGGCGCAGAATTCTGGAATTTCGATCACCAATGGTATGAAGGTGAATTGGCTCAACGATGCGCGAAATCTGGAAAAAAGCTATTCGATAGAGGAATTCAACCCCTTTGATGCACAGTCCGAGGCGCTTGCCGGTTCAGGCTTGAGTTCTGCCGCCCCCGGGGCGCCCGAAAGCTGGGGATGGGCCGAGGATTCAAACGGGGCGTCCGTTGCGAATAGTGAAATCGGAACTGTGTTGAGCTCTCCCGGCGGCCTGTTTCTTGCCGAGGATCAGGCCAAGTTCGCGTTCATGGTGTGGGATGGGCTGAATCTTGTCACCAAGGCGTTCGATCTTGACCACGTCGGGCAGTCGAATACCGAGCCTGCCGCACGTGGCGGGGTGCAGCTTTTGCTTGGCGGCAGCAGTGCGGCCTACAGTGGAGGAAACAGCGCCTCGAAACTCTATTTCCTCGGAGGCAGCGGGTTTGAGCACGTAGACGGATCCTCGGGAAATGACGCGCTTTGGGGCGGTGCAGGAAACGACGACCTTTTCGGCCACCAAGGGCAAGATACGCTTGGGGGCGGCACAGGGAACGATGAACTGCGGGGCGGTGGCGAGAATGACTCCCTGCTCGGGGGGTATGACAACGACACGCTTTTCGGTGACGGCGGGAACGATACCCTGAATGGTGAAGAGGGAGCCGACACCCTTTACGGTGGCAGCGGCGACGATGAACTCCGTGGCGGATATGGCCCTGAAAGTGACCGTCTGGAAGGTGGTTCGGGGGCGGATACCTATTATGCCCAGGATGGCGACACTGTTTCGGATAGCGATGGACAAGGCGAAGTTTTCTTCAACGGTGCCAAGCTGAACGGGGCGACGCGTCCGGCGCCGGAAGACGATGGTTCGAGACATTGCCGGGACGAGGGGGATCAGCCCAACAACAGGGGGGATGAAGACGACAAGTACATTGGTGACCATGGCGAGGAATACGAGCGCAGTGGCGGTGGCTTGACCGTCACCATGGGTGGCCAATCAATCACCATTCAGGGGTGGTCGCAGGGTGATCTGGGGATCACGCTTGAGGACGAAGACAAGGACCCCACGGAATGGTCGCCGCCGGATTGCTTTGCGTCGCCGCTGGTGTTCGATCTGGATGGTGACGGGATCGAGATCATCCGGATGAACGACAGTGCGGCCTATTTCGACATCGACGCGGATGGGGATGCCGAACGCACCGCATGGGTGAATGCCGACGACGGAATTCTGGCGATCGACCTTAATGGCAATGGCGTGATCGACGGGGCGCAGGAGCTGTTTGGCTATGGCGACACATTCTCGGGCGCGAATGGAAATTCCACCTTGCTTCCGGGTTTCGAAGATGGCGGTCGGCTTGTCGGTGCTGGCGGGCTGGACGAGCGGTTCAGCAGCGGGTTCGATGCGCTGGCGGCCTATGACCTGAACCTCGACGGGGTCATCAACGCGACCGACACGTATTATGGATCGCTGCGGATGTGGCGCGATCTGGATGGCGATGGACGCTCGGACGAGGGGGAACTGTTTGCGCTGGACGAGGTGGGCGTTTCGGAAATCTCGCTTGATGCCGTGGCGGGGGATCGCCAGATCGAGGACAGCCTGATTACCGATACCGGCACTTACGTGACGGGCGCGGGCGGAACGCAGGAAGTGTCGGATGTATGGTTCCGCTTCAACCAGTTCGACACGATTTATGACAAGAGCGCGTTGACCGAGGGGGTCGCGGCGCTGCCCGATATCGTGGGAACGGGCGGTTTGCCCGATCTGCATGTGGCGATGGCCGAGGATGGCACGCTGCGCCAGATGGTCGAAGGCGTGCTTGCGATGGACGGCAGCGATCTGCCGGGGTTCCGCGAGGCGGTGGAAGCGGTGCTGATGCGCTGGGCCAGGATCGAGGGCGTTGGAGCGTTCGGACGGGGGGCCAGCGCCGATGGTCAACGGATCGCGCTGATCGAGGTTGTTTCGGATACCGATTTCAAACAGTGGAGCGGCCCGAACCCGCGCAGTACCGCGGGGCAGATCCTGGACCTGCAATATGAGATGATCCTGCGCGACACCATGGTGAAATTCGCGGCGGCCGGTGGGGTGGGGGCCGATATGATCCCGCAGATCGCCTTCAACAACGCGGCCTTCATCGACCTTGATGCAGGTACGGTGTCGGGCGATATGCTGGATCAGATATTCGATACAGCCCCGGTAGAGTGGGCCGAGAAGTTCGCCCATATCCAGGCCGGTGTCATGATGCTTGATCGCGTCTACCTGTCGTTCACGGATGTGAAGGCCGCAGGGGACGAGGGCGCGGCCTATCAGGCGGATGTGGAGGCGCGTTTGGCCGCCGCGGGCTTTGATGGGGTGGATTATTTCACGCTTGTCGATGCCAATATGGGCAGTGCGGGCGATGACGCGATGATCTCGCCGTCGCTTTTCGGGTTACAGTTTTTCATCCCGACGGAAGTGGCGCTGACCGGCGCCGGTGACGACGAGTTGAAATGGGGCAACAAGAACGAGATCCTGCTTTGGGGGGAAGGTCAGGGCAACGACGAGGTGGATGCCGATATTTTCTTTGCCGGTGCGACGGGCGATGTCGAAAATATCGTGCAGATGCAGGGCCTGACCCGTGATGATGTGACCATCGGGCGCAACGATGGGCCGATTGGCAACGATGTGGTGATCACCATCAATGCCACCGGCGAAACGCTGACCTTCCGCAACCTTCTGATGGCCGATAACTCTGGCACCATCGCGCTACGGTTCGCCGATGGCGAGCAGGTGAATTTCGGCGATCTGGAAGCGCTCTTCGCAAGTCTGGTCGAAACCGGGACAGATGGCGATGACACGCTTTTCCAACGTACGGGCACGGTGCTGGATGGAGGCGCGGGCGATGATGTTTTGATGGGGGGCGAAGAAGCGACGACTTATGTTTTCGGGCGGGGCTATGGCAACGACGAGATCGTGGATGATCGCACCTTCGGCCCAGCCAATACGCTGCAATTCGGCCCCGGGATCGAACCGGGCGACCTGATCTTCGAGCGCCCGGCGTTCGGTGACCAGTCCAGCCTGCTGATCACCATCGCGGACACGGGGGAGCAGGTGAAAATCCTCAACCAGTTCGCCAATGCGCATTTCATTATCGACAGGTTCCGTTTCGAAAGCGGGCTTGACCTGACGTCTGACGACATCCTGTCATACTTGATGGAGGATACACCCGACGATGACCGGCTGACAGGCAGCGGGCGCGAGGAGGCTTTCGGCTTTTTCAGTCCGGGCAACGATACCTTTGTCGGGTTGGGAGGTTATGATCTTTACGTTTTCAACGCAGAGAGCGGTCAGGATGTCGTGGAAGACCATGGTTACGGTCGTTTCAATCCGGATCGGCCAGTCAGTTTCTATCGCGATTTATTCGTGGATGAGGACCGGGGCGATCTGGTCGAGATCGGGTTTGCCTTCGATGAGCTGACGGTATCGCGGGCGGCGACGAAACTGACCTTCCTGCATGAGCCGTCTGGGGCGCAATTCATCGTGGACAATACCCGCGGCCATGTAGAGCGTTACACCTTCGCGGGCGATGATTACGTCTATACCTTGCCCGAAGTGATGGACTTGATCGACGGCAATATCGAACCCGAGGTCGGCTCGGACGATGACGACCTGCTGACGGGCGATGATAACGGAAATGACATTTCCGGCGGTCTTGGGGATGATACGATCAACGGGAGAGGCGGGCCCGACACACTCTCGGGTGATGCAGGAAATGATCTGATTGATGGCGGTGATCGTGGGAACACTCCGAGCGGATACCGCGACGACAACACCCTGAACGGCGGAGAGGGGGAGGATTCCCTGTTTGGCGGGTGGGAGAATGACCTGCTTGACGGTGGGGCGGATGACGACCGGCTGGAAGGCGACTTTGGCCAGGATACCTATATCGGCGGTGCGGGGGATGACCTGATCATCTCCACGAGTGGGGGCGGCACTGTCGAGTGGAGCCTTGGCGACGGTAGCGATCTGGTCCTGGGCACGAATGAGGGCCTGACCACGCAGTTCGGAGCAGGTATCGCATCGGGGGATTTGACCTATTCCATCGAGCGGGTCGATATCGACGGGCTGAGCGATTATTACGAGTTCGATGACCCCTCGGCCTGGGGGCTGCGCGTGGCGATGCCGGATGGGTCAGTGATCCGGTTGGTCGGGTCGGCGTGGGGCGACAATTTCTCGGGGATGGATTCGCTGTATTTCACGGAGACGGGTGAAACCGTCACTGTCGATTCCATTCTTGCCGATCTTTATGCGCCGAGCGAGGACGACCAGATTTTCGTTGGAACAAGGAGTAATTTCTCGGGTGCGAGTGGCGATGACTTGTTCGCACCGGGCGGGGGGTATGATCAGATATTCTTTGACTCCACCAGCGGAACGGACGTGGTTTCCATTGGCCTTGGGGACGGGGACAACGTGATCACCGGGCAGGTGGACCGGCTGGCCTTCGAATCCGAGGTGCTGCCGGGCGAAGTGACTATCGAACGGCTTGGCCCGCTGTTCGAGGACTTTCACATCACCCTTGTCGATGGCACCACGGTGACCGTGAACGACGCGATCCAGGCGCGTCAGGACTATGATGGCGTGACCATTCTCCAGACCGAGTGGCTGGGCGAATTGCGGTTCGGTGATGGCACCGTGACAACTTTGGCCGACCTGCTGAGTGATGATATGGCGGTCAGTGCGGGTGACGACATCACGACGGGCGATATTTTTGCCAATGATCTGGTTCAGAGCGCGGGCAATGACACATTGCGCGGATCGGGCGGCGGTGATGAGTATCACTTTGGCATCGGTGCCGGGCAGGATGTGATTATCGAAACCGCGCAGGGCTATGCATATTACCCCGATAATAACGAATTCACGTTCTATGACCTCAGTGAATTGCGCGAGATTGATACGCTCCGTTTCGGAGCGGGCCTTACGGTGGATGACCTGACGCTGACCCGAACGGGCGCATCTTTGGATGACCTGCGCATTGAAATAGCAGGGCAGGCGGACAGCATGTTGATTTCAAACCAGTTCCGCGCGGAGGGGAATTGGGGCACGGAGCGCCGCACGGGTGAGGTTGTGACCCTTGAGCGGTGGCATGAAATGGACGAGATGCAGAGCTTTTTCTCGGGCGGGCCGTTGCCGCCCCCGGGAGAGGAGGCCCCCCGTTCATGGGGGGACGATCCGCTGTTTTCTGCCGGTGTGGAACGGTTTGTTTTCGCGGACGGCACCGAGATGACACGCGCCGAGTTCGAGGCGCTGGTGGGCGCGTCGGACAATTCCGGGGACAATGTGATCAGCACCGGCACAAGCGGTGGCGTGCTTGATGGCGGTGCAGGCAATGATGCGTTGCGTGGCGGCACCGGCGACGATGCCTATCGCTTCGATGAAGGCTATGACAGCGATTTCGTGGTCGATGCCGGTGGGACCGACAGCCTTGATTTCGGCGCGGGCCTGAACCGCGGGCAGTTGACGCTGACGCGTACCGGGGACGACCTTGACGACCTGCTGATCGAAGTGGGCGGGCAGGTTCGCACGGCGCTGTATGTCGAGGGGCAGTTTGCCGGTGACGGGCGCGAGGTCGAGGTGTTCAATTTCGCCGATGGAACTACCCTGACGGCCGAAGACATCCGCCACTCTCTGATGACGCGCCAGATTTCGAATGGCGGAGACGATATCATCGGCTTCGAGACCTCTGACCTTATCGACGCGCGCAAGGGGGATGACGTGATCGAGGTGCGCGGTGGCAACGATATCGTGGATGGCGGTGAAGGCTTTGACACGGTTGTCCTGCGCGGGCCGCGGGCGGAGTATGTCGTCGAGGTGGAAGACGGTCGGATCGTGGTGACGGACCTTGGCGGACGTGACGGCGTGAACCGTCTGTATAATGTCGAGCGCCTTGTCTTTGCCGACGATCCGCTGGACGAAGGCGCCGCGACCACGCTGGCGCTGGTTGAAAATGTGGCCCCTGATGCGGGTGCTGCGGCGTTCACGCTTGGCGAGGACGGGCGTTTGTCCATTACCGCGGCTGCTCTCATAGCTGCGGCAAGTGACCCGGATGGGGCGAGTGTGTCGCTGGTTTCCGTCGGTGCGGTTTCGGGGGGCGATCTGGAGCCGCAGGCCGATGGAAGCTGGCGCTACACCCCTGAGGCCGATTTCAACGGTGAGGTGACATTCGAGTACGTCGTCGAAGATGCAGGCGGCCTTCAGGCCACGGGCACGGCGACAATCGAAGTGACCCCGGTGAATGATGCCCCGGTCGCCGACCAACCGATTGGCAGCGTCGATCTGGACGAGGACACGGCGCTGGGCTTTGATATTCCGGCTGATGCCTTTGCCGATCTGGATGGCGACGCTTTGAGCCTGAGCCTGACGATGGTGGACGGTGCCGCGCTGCCCGACTGGATGGGTTTCGATGGTGCGGTGCTATCGGGGACACCGCCACAGGATTGGTCCGGCTTTGTCGATCTGAAGCTGACAGCGAGCGACGGGGCGGAGAGCGCCGAGCAATACTTTGCCGTGCATGTGCTGCCGGTGAACGATGCGCCCGAGGCAGTAGGTACGATTGCCCCGCAGGAGGTCACCGAGGGTGATGTCCTGTTGCTGACGCTATCGGCGAACAGCTTGTTTGCCGATGTGGATGGCGATGCGATCACGCTTGAGGTGACGCTGGCGGATGGGAGCCCGCTGCCGGAGTGGCTGAGCTTCGATCCGGTGGGCGGGGTGCTGAGCGGTGTTGCGCCAGATGGCTCTGTCGGGACGCTTGCGTTGTCCGTGACGGGTTCGGACGGGCAATCGGCGACCGTGCTGCCGCTTGAGCTGGATATTCTGGCGAGCAATACCGCGCCTGAGTTGATGCAGTCGTTGCCTGATGTCAGCGGTGAGGAAGACGGCGTGATCAATTTCACGCTGCCCGCAGGATTTGTAGGTGATCCGGATGGCGATACCTTGATCTACAGGGCCACGTTGGCGGGTGGAGCGGCCTTGCCGGGGTGGCTGAGCTTCGATCCGGGGACGCTTGCCTTTACAGGTCAGCCCCCTGCGGATTGGGCCGGGGTGCTGGAATTGAGCGTCGACGCCACGGATGGGGAGTATAGCGTTGCTGACACCTTTACGCTCACGATCAACCCTGTGAACGATGCGCCGGTGGCGGCGGACGATGGCGGCTTTGGCACGAGTGGCAGCGATCCGCTGGACATTGATGGCGCGACCTTGTTGGCCAATGACAGCGACGTGGATGGTGACGCGCTTGAAATTACCTCCGTGTCTGACGCCGTGGGCGGGACGGTGTCGCTGGATGCCAGCGGGATCGTGACATTCGTGGCCGATGCGGGGTTCGAAGGCGAGGCCAGCTTTGCCTACGTTGCAAGCGATGGTGCGCTTGAGGCCGAGGCGCGCGTGAGGATCGATGTCACGGCTGACGAAACCCCCTATGACGGTTGGTGGGTCGGAACCGAGGGCAAGGACTGCATGTTCGGTGGCTGGTGGAGCGAAAACCGGATCTTCGGCGCCGGCGGCCATGACCGGATTTTCGGAGGTTTCAAGGCTGACAGTCTTCATGGTGGTGATGGCGATGACCGGATTTACGGCCTGTCCGGGGATGATGACCTTGCCGGACAAGTGGGCGCTGACCGTCTCTTTGGGGGGCGCGGCGAAGACACGGTTTCGGGTGGTGCTGGGGACGATTCCCTTTGGGGCGGGGACGGCAGCGATACTTTCGTGTTCCGAGACGGCGATGGCAAAGACCGGATTCAGGATTTCGAAGACGGCGGTTGGCATGGCGGCGGCTGGGGCTTTGGCCGTTGGTATGGCGGCTGGGGACATCGCCCGGGGGATGTGATCGCGTTGGATGTCGATGGCGTGGAGGGCTTCGATGACCTGATGGACATGGCGCGGCCCGAGCGTGGCGGCGTGGTGTTCGATTTCGGCGATGACGACAGCCTGGCGCTGGCCGGTACGCGGCTACATGAGCTGGACGCGGATGATTTCGTCTTCGTGTAA
- a CDS encoding formylglycine-generating enzyme family protein — protein sequence MERFRECDVCPEMIVIPPGAFMMGATKESSRFPFDMFGKDATFRQRGRDEIHIIRNEHPRHLVEMDIPYAIGRNEVTHAEWMACVEAGGCSHVPDHRTLSQRGYVSLGPDHPVINVSFLDAVEFADWVNSQVGDDVYRLPTEAEWEYAARAGTTTRFAQGDDLDSTQANFLGRVTEQTLGVRLPHLKNRDTVVAVDELDAANGWGVRHMSGNVWEFTRSCWSDEHLGLPTDSAYLARTATCPVNASAHRRVAKGGGFQSGMDNLRPARRTRPSETSRRDFTGFRLIREFKTVGE from the coding sequence TTGGAGCGCTTTCGCGAATGCGACGTTTGCCCGGAGATGATCGTGATCCCGCCGGGGGCGTTCATGATGGGGGCGACGAAAGAGTCCTCGCGGTTCCCCTTTGATATGTTCGGCAAGGACGCGACCTTTCGCCAGCGTGGGCGTGATGAGATACACATAATTCGAAATGAACACCCTCGTCACCTGGTCGAGATGGACATTCCTTATGCGATCGGCCGCAACGAGGTGACACATGCAGAATGGATGGCCTGCGTCGAGGCGGGGGGCTGTTCGCATGTACCCGATCATCGCACCCTCAGTCAGCGCGGCTACGTGTCCTTGGGGCCAGATCACCCTGTCATCAATGTTTCTTTCCTGGATGCGGTGGAGTTTGCAGACTGGGTGAACAGCCAGGTCGGGGATGATGTTTACCGTCTGCCGACTGAAGCGGAATGGGAATACGCGGCGCGGGCGGGCACGACGACACGGTTTGCGCAGGGCGATGATCTGGACAGCACTCAGGCCAATTTCCTTGGGCGCGTAACCGAACAGACCCTTGGTGTTCGCCTGCCGCATCTCAAGAACCGCGATACCGTGGTCGCCGTGGACGAGCTTGACGCTGCGAACGGATGGGGGGTGCGTCACATGTCGGGAAATGTGTGGGAATTCACCCGGTCTTGTTGGTCAGACGAGCATTTGGGACTGCCGACTGATAGCGCCTACCTCGCGCGCACGGCGACATGCCCGGTCAATGCAAGCGCACATCGGCGCGTTGCCAAGGGAGGTGGGTTTCAAAGTGGCATGGATAATCTTCGACCCGCCAGAAGGACACGCCCATCCGAGACGAGTCGGCGTGATTTCACGGGCTTCAGGCTGATTAGAGAATTTAAGACGGTGGGTGAGTGA